A window of the Brassica napus cultivar Da-Ae chromosome C5, Da-Ae, whole genome shotgun sequence genome harbors these coding sequences:
- the LOC106383738 gene encoding uncharacterized protein LOC106383738 yields the protein MENHVDPADMPYIRSQAISTIHFRDTFCWNYTKNGQYTIKSRYWVARNLLKADEEKEVLEPSITKLQAFAWKTKAPQKICHLIWQLITGYVAVTRNLARNDKLFREIDRVSLELVRYAESECQAWFNTNEIIPTAPQALNIEELQVVSLSNICMIDGSWTSTAQFSGYGWVWLDCLGKIQLMGTQNYIRREYALHSEMEALSWAMESMLQHSTCQSFGTDCKDLIAMINEPYVWPSFATKLERIETLKISFPRLLIFHERRIRLQIS from the exons ATGGAGAACCATGTGGACCCTGCTGATATGCCCTACATAAGGAGTCAGGCCATAAGCACCATTCATTTCCGGGATACATTCTGCTGGAACTATACTAAAAATGGACAGTATACAATCAAATCAAGATATTGGGTAGCTCGGAACTTACTAAAGGCTGATGAAGAGAAGGAGGTCCTTGAACCTAGTATAACAAAGctccaagcctttgcttggaagacAAAAGCTCCTCAAAAGatttgtcatcttatatggcaactgATAACTGGTTATGTTGCAGTGACAAGGAATCTG GCCAGAAACGATAAACTCTTTAGGGAAATTGACAGGGTTTCTTTGGAGCTAGTCCGATACGCGGAGAGTGAGTGTCAAGCCTGGTTTAACACAAATGAGATAATACCAACAGCTCCACAAGCCCTTAATATTGAAGAACTTCAAGTTGTAAGCTTGAGTAATATCTGCATGATTGATGGGTCATGGACATCTACTGCACAGTTTAGTGGATATGGATGGGTCTGGCTTGATTGTTTGGGGAAGATTCAACTTATGGGGACACAGAATTATATTCGAAGAGAGTATGCCTTACATTCAGAGATGGAAGCACTGAGCTGGGCGATGGAGAGTATGCTCCAGCATTCGACTTGTCAAAGTTTTGGAACGGACTGCAAGGATTTGATTGCAATGATCAACGAGCCTTATGTTTGGCCGAGCTTTGCGACAaaattggagaggatagagactcTCAAGATAAGCTTCCCGAGATTACTCATATTCCACGAGCGCAGAATCAGACTTCAGATTTCTTAG
- the LOC111206160 gene encoding uncharacterized protein LOC111206160 gives MKCILWNYRGANKPQFRRSIRYLVKKFKTDILAVFETHAGGEAAGRICRGLGFENSFRVDACGQSGGLWLLWREEIGELEVVKSSNQFIHARIGNGAEVINMIVVYAAPSSSRRSGLWAALEEVLRNAEGPVFVGGDFNTIVRIDERSGGNGRLSEDSLKFGDWINDMSLIDMGFHGNQFTWKREKTESTFVAKGLDRILCCAQSRLRWQEASVRHLPFLASYHAPLYLQLTPEVKGDARRRPFRFEAAWLQHNEFQDLLTASWDRDIDTREALQRLEVTL, from the coding sequence ATGAAGTGCATTCTGTGGAATTACCGGGGGGCAAATAAACCCCAATTTCGAAGATCGATTAGATATTTGGTGAAGAAGTTCAAGACAGATATCCTTGCTGTTTTTGAAACTCATGCTGGTGGAGAAGCGGCAGGCCGGATTTGTCGTGGTCTAGGGTTTGAGAACTCGTTTCGGGTGGATGCGTGTGGCCAGAGTGGAGGTTTATGGCTGTTATGGAGGGAGGAGATTGGAGAGCTTGAGGTGGTCAAATCGTCGAATCAGTTTATACATGCTCGAATCGGGAATGGAGCAGAGGTGATTAATATGATTGTTGTGTATGCGGCTCCTTCATCGAGCCGTAGAAGTGGCTTATGGGCTGCGTTAGAAGAAGTTTTGCGTAATGCAGAGGGTCCGGTGTTCGTTGGGGGAGACTTTAATACAATAGTGAGGATAGATGAAAGGAGTGGTGGGAATGGGAGATTGTCCGAGGATTCTCTAAAGTTTGGTGATTGGATAAATGATATGTCACTGATTGATATGGGATTTCATGGCAATCAATTCACATGGAAAAGAGAAAAAACTGAAAGCACATTTGTAGCGAAGGGGCTGGATAGAATATTATGTTGTGCCCAGTCTAGACTCAGGTGGCAGGAGGCAAGTGTGAGGCATTTACCTTTCTTAGCATCATACCACGCTCCTTTGTATCTACAGCTCACACCGGAGGTTAAGGGTGATGCACGTCGACGTCCATTTCGTTTTGAGGCGGCATGGCTACAACACAATGAGTTTCAAGACTTGCTAACAGCTTCATGGGATCGTGATATTGATACAAGAGAGGCTTTGCAGAGGTTGGAAGTGACACTCTGA
- the LOC106383737 gene encoding uncharacterized protein LOC106383737: MTARTLGGDFRVLGEEVHDENMEEIGDHGRPPGDPPDTPDSWVKKVLWCNEGGMHVPEEIVDESFVESNLKLEFPNGEDGEPVITIGEEVLIAMNGLWKRCMIVKVLGRSIPLLSLTRRLKELWKPAGSMFVMDLPKNFFMVRFGVEEEYMNALSGGPWRAFGSYLMVQAWTPEFDPLRDEIVTTPVWVRLAHIPVNFYHKKILMGIAKGLGKPIKVDCTTLKVERARFARICVEVNLNKPLKGTFMINGERYCVSYERISTICSSCGMYGHLAYSCPRKVLEENPINVVVPVDMTQKNTEVTCMDTDFIPVRQASKGLTQNGQRGVTLRSNESREMVGNKTLIGSKSRGARQESMSEEIRVSNRFGGLNVEEYMEEQVEESGNREENKENENTTNIVSGGASKETGKEFSFGKYGNRGNQQPARLGPKDQKISNMRGPNPPKTKLRNVGPMRGLVFGPISGESGMSARGKSLRVEKENVGRPGGVFAGDGELDRNEKNSEHVYNKSNAQEQLAEMENLEVDEAEASASQGREVLESVVA, translated from the coding sequence ATGACGGCTAGAACTTTGGGTGgtgattttagggttttgggtgAGGAAGTGCATGATGAGAATATGGAGGAGATCGGGGATCATGGGAGACCGCCCGGAGATCCACCGGATACTCCAGACTCTTGGGTGAAGAAGGTATTATGGTGCAATGAAGGAGGGATGCATGTACCGGAGGAGATTGTGGACGAGTCTTTTGTGGAATCAAATCTGAAACTAGAGTTCCCGAATGGTGAGGATGGAGAACCGGTGATAACGATTGGAGAGGAGGTTTTGATTGCTATGAATGGTTTATGGAAGAGATGTATGATTGTTAAGGTCTTGGGGAGGAGTATCCCATTATTGAGCTTAACGAGAAGACTGAAGGAGCTATGGAAACCTGCGGGATCAATGTTTGTGATGGATCTCCCGAAGAATTTTTTCATGGTTCGTTTTGGAGTAGAGGAGGAGTATATGAATGCGCTATCAGGTGGCCCATGGAGGGCTTTTGGGAGTTACCTTATGGTGCAAGCATGGACGCCTGAGTTTGATCCGCTGAGGGATGAGATAGTTACGACACCGGTTTGGGTTCGTTTAGCACATATCCCAgttaatttttatcataaaaagatACTGATGGGGATTGCCAAGGGGTTAGGAAAACCGATTAAGGTTGACTGCACCACGCTAAAAGTCGAAAGAGCTAGATTTGCGAGAATTTGTGTGGAGGTTAACCTTAATAAGCCATTGAAAGGGACATTTATGATTAATGGTGAGAGGTACTGCGTATCATATGAAAGAATCTCGACGATCTGCTCGTCATGTGGTATGTATGGACATCTAGCCTATTCATGCCCACGTAAGGTACTGGAGGAAAATCCTATAAATGTGGTTGTTCCAGTGGACATGACACAAAAGAATACAGAGGTTACATGTATGGATACAGATTTTATCCCAGTGAGACAGGCGAGTAAAGGGCTAACTCAGAATGGGCAGAGAGGAGTTACACTGCGGAGTAATGAAAGTAGGGAGATGGTAGGAAATAAGACGTTGATCGGTAGTAAAAGTCGGGGGGCTCGTCAAGAGAGTATGTCGGAGGAGATAAGGGTTTCGAATAGGTTTGGAGGGTTGAATGTGGAGGAGTATATGGAGGAACAAGTGGAGGAGAGTGGGAATAGAGAAGAgaataaagaaaatgagaaTACTACTAATATAGTTTCTGGAGGAGCAAGCAAAGAGACTGGGAAGGAATTCTCGTTTGGAAAGTATGGGAACAGAGGGAACCAACAACCAGCTCGATTGGGTCCAAAAGATCAGAAGATTAGCAACATGAGAGGCCCAAATCCTCCTAAGACCAAACTTAGAAATGTTGGGCCTATGCGGGGTTTGGTGTTTGGCCCAATAAGTGGGGAGAGTGGCATGTCGGCGAGAGGGAAGAGTCTACGAGTAGAGAAGGAAAATGTCGGCCGACCAGGTGGTGTTTTCGCAGGAGATGGGGAGCTAGACAGAAATGAGAAGAATTCTGAGCATGTGTACAATAAAAGCAACGCTCAGGAGCAACTTGCAGAGATGGAGAATCTGGAGGTTGATGAGGCAGAAGCTAGTGCGAGCCAAGGACGAGAAGTCCTGGAGAGTGTGGTGGCATAA